In one Juglans regia cultivar Chandler chromosome 11, Walnut 2.0, whole genome shotgun sequence genomic region, the following are encoded:
- the LOC109018617 gene encoding uncharacterized protein LOC109018617 isoform X2 produces the protein MSQCPNVTSYWACSRSNPLLSPRSSSSSLQVPIRERDRAMEEAEVLELYEIQYSDLMLLSSTISSSSSSSSSSLFEETDRLKLISRGVMEALGPPGPGLLSISGVPDASTLRQDLLPLARSLALLNPDERKRILKEHNLGSDVPLKNPDRSVSSFAMQLRYAQWLESVQSELSHGVDSLVNPEQDHLEVHITRESQDIEFRNLGNTFRKLGFIMMDLGLRIAQICDRAIGEQELEQSLLDSCVAKGRLIHYHSALDNIILNEARSKKTAKRLANGRRDEKNSIRYQHGLSEGPNLDTNGNEVGSSGIHSNLWQQWHYDYVCCDEECPSPSGHTYLQIFYPNKNNVCMVKVSAESFIIQVGESADIISKGKLRSALHSVSRAAKFESLSRQAFVVFLQPAWNKTFSISDYPVREILEEETNLSIKERNQINQEIQKILPPLSSRLKDGMTFAEFSRETTKQYYGGSGLQSNR, from the exons ATGTCCCAATGTCCTAATGTGACCTCATATTGGGCCTGTAGTCGGTCCAATCCCTTGTTGTCTCCTCGCTCGTCGTCATCGTCTCTGCAAGTCCcgatcagagagagagatagagcgaTGGAAGAAGCAGAGGTGCTAGAACTGTACGAGATCCAATATTCGGATCTTATGCTTCTATCCTCAacaatctcttcttcttcttcttcttcttcttcttctttgtttgaaGAAACCGATAGGCTGAAATTAATCAGCAGAGGCGTAATGGAAGCACTAGGGCCCCCGGGTCCTGGCCTGCTATCGATCAGCGGGGTCCCCGACGCCTCCACGCTACGTCAAGATCTTCTGCCTCTCGCACGCAGTCTCGCGCTTCTCAACCCCGACGAACGTAAACGCATTCTCAAG GAGCATAACTTGGGGAGTGATGTTCCTTTGAAGAACCCAGATAGAAGTGTCTCCTCTTTTGCCATGCAACTGAGATATGCACAATGGCTGGAATCTGTTCAAAGTGAACTGAGCCATGGAGTAGATTCCTTAGTAAATCCGGAACAAGATCATCTAGAAGTTCATATCACAAGAGAAAGTCAGGATATTGAATTTCGAAATCTTGGAAACACTTTCAGAAAGCTTGGATTTATCATGATGGATCTAGGGCTCCGCATTGCACAAATATGTGATAGGGCCATTGGTGAGCAAGAGCTCGAGCAGAGCTTATTGGATTCCTGTGTAGCAAAAGGGCGTCTTATACACTATCACTCAGCTCTAGACAACATTATTTTAAACGAAGCAAGGAGCAAGAAAACAGCAAAAAGACTGGCAAATGGTAgaagggatgaaaaaaattccATAAGGTATCAACATGGACTATCGGAAGGCCCTAACTTGGATACAAATGGTAATGAAGTAGGATCCTCTGGAATTCATTCCAATCTGTGGCAACAATGGCATTATGACTATG TGTGCTGTGATGAAGAGTGTCCTTCTCCTAGTGGCCACACATACTTGCAAATTTTCTAtcccaacaaaaataatgtCTGCATGGTGAAGGTCTCTGCTGAAAGTTTTATCATTCAGGTTGGTGAATCGGCTGATATCATATCAAAAGGGAAGCTTCGCTCAGCCCTTCATTCCGTCTCTAGAGCTGcaaagtttgaaagtttgagCAGACAAGCCTTTGTTGTGTTCTTGCAGCCTGCATGGAATAAGACTTTCTCCATCTCAGATTATCCTGTGAGGGAAATATTAGAGGAGGAAACAAATCTTTCCATCAAGGAAAGAAACCAAATAAatcaagaaattcaaaaaatacttcCCCCCTTGTCATCGCGGTTAAAGGATGGGATGACATTTGCAGAATTCTCCCGTGAAACCACGAAGCAATACTATGGTGGCAGTGGTTTGCAATCTAATAGATAA
- the LOC109018617 gene encoding uncharacterized protein LOC109018617 isoform X1 has protein sequence MSQCPNVTSYWACSRSNPLLSPRSSSSSLQVPIRERDRAMEEAEVLELYEIQYSDLMLLSSTISSSSSSSSSSLFEETDRLKLISRGVMEALGPPGPGLLSISGVPDASTLRQDLLPLARSLALLNPDERKRILKEHNLGSDVPLKNPDRSVSSFAMQLRYAQWLESVQSELSHGVDSLVNPEQDHLEVHITRESQDIEFRNLGNTFRKLGFIMMDLGLRIAQICDRAIGEQELEQSLLDSCVAKGRLIHYHSALDNIILNEARSKKTAKRLANGRRDEKNSIRYQHGLSEGPNLDTNGNEVGSSGIHSNLWQQWHYDYGIFTVLTAPFFISSSFPQATEPNDLFSVCCDEECPSPSGHTYLQIFYPNKNNVCMVKVSAESFIIQVGESADIISKGKLRSALHSVSRAAKFESLSRQAFVVFLQPAWNKTFSISDYPVREILEEETNLSIKERNQINQEIQKILPPLSSRLKDGMTFAEFSRETTKQYYGGSGLQSNR, from the exons ATGTCCCAATGTCCTAATGTGACCTCATATTGGGCCTGTAGTCGGTCCAATCCCTTGTTGTCTCCTCGCTCGTCGTCATCGTCTCTGCAAGTCCcgatcagagagagagatagagcgaTGGAAGAAGCAGAGGTGCTAGAACTGTACGAGATCCAATATTCGGATCTTATGCTTCTATCCTCAacaatctcttcttcttcttcttcttcttcttcttctttgtttgaaGAAACCGATAGGCTGAAATTAATCAGCAGAGGCGTAATGGAAGCACTAGGGCCCCCGGGTCCTGGCCTGCTATCGATCAGCGGGGTCCCCGACGCCTCCACGCTACGTCAAGATCTTCTGCCTCTCGCACGCAGTCTCGCGCTTCTCAACCCCGACGAACGTAAACGCATTCTCAAG GAGCATAACTTGGGGAGTGATGTTCCTTTGAAGAACCCAGATAGAAGTGTCTCCTCTTTTGCCATGCAACTGAGATATGCACAATGGCTGGAATCTGTTCAAAGTGAACTGAGCCATGGAGTAGATTCCTTAGTAAATCCGGAACAAGATCATCTAGAAGTTCATATCACAAGAGAAAGTCAGGATATTGAATTTCGAAATCTTGGAAACACTTTCAGAAAGCTTGGATTTATCATGATGGATCTAGGGCTCCGCATTGCACAAATATGTGATAGGGCCATTGGTGAGCAAGAGCTCGAGCAGAGCTTATTGGATTCCTGTGTAGCAAAAGGGCGTCTTATACACTATCACTCAGCTCTAGACAACATTATTTTAAACGAAGCAAGGAGCAAGAAAACAGCAAAAAGACTGGCAAATGGTAgaagggatgaaaaaaattccATAAGGTATCAACATGGACTATCGGAAGGCCCTAACTTGGATACAAATGGTAATGAAGTAGGATCCTCTGGAATTCATTCCAATCTGTGGCAACAATGGCATTATGACTATGGTATCTTCACTGTTCTGACTGCtcccttttttatttcctcGTCTTTTCCACAAGCAACAGAGCCAAATGATTTATTTTCAGTGTGCTGTGATGAAGAGTGTCCTTCTCCTAGTGGCCACACATACTTGCAAATTTTCTAtcccaacaaaaataatgtCTGCATGGTGAAGGTCTCTGCTGAAAGTTTTATCATTCAGGTTGGTGAATCGGCTGATATCATATCAAAAGGGAAGCTTCGCTCAGCCCTTCATTCCGTCTCTAGAGCTGcaaagtttgaaagtttgagCAGACAAGCCTTTGTTGTGTTCTTGCAGCCTGCATGGAATAAGACTTTCTCCATCTCAGATTATCCTGTGAGGGAAATATTAGAGGAGGAAACAAATCTTTCCATCAAGGAAAGAAACCAAATAAatcaagaaattcaaaaaatacttcCCCCCTTGTCATCGCGGTTAAAGGATGGGATGACATTTGCAGAATTCTCCCGTGAAACCACGAAGCAATACTATGGTGGCAGTGGTTTGCAATCTAATAGATAA
- the LOC109018617 gene encoding uncharacterized protein LOC109018617 isoform X3 produces MSQCPNVTSYWACSRSNPLLSPRSSSSSLQVPIRERDRAMEEAEVLELYEIQYSDLMLLSSTISSSSSSSSSSLFEETDRLKLISRGVMEALGPPGPGLLSISGVPDASTLRQDLLPLARSLALLNPDERKRILKEHNLGSDVPLKNPDRSVSSFAMQLRYAQWLESVQSELSHGVDSLVNPEQDHLEVHITRESQDIEFRNLGNTFRKLGFIMMDLGLRIAQICDRAIGEQELEQSLLDSCVAKGRLIHYHSALDNIILNEARSKKTAKRLANGRRDEKNSIRYQHGLSEGPNLDTNATEPNDLFSVCCDEECPSPSGHTYLQIFYPNKNNVCMVKVSAESFIIQVGESADIISKGKLRSALHSVSRAAKFESLSRQAFVVFLQPAWNKTFSISDYPVREILEEETNLSIKERNQINQEIQKILPPLSSRLKDGMTFAEFSRETTKQYYGGSGLQSNR; encoded by the exons ATGTCCCAATGTCCTAATGTGACCTCATATTGGGCCTGTAGTCGGTCCAATCCCTTGTTGTCTCCTCGCTCGTCGTCATCGTCTCTGCAAGTCCcgatcagagagagagatagagcgaTGGAAGAAGCAGAGGTGCTAGAACTGTACGAGATCCAATATTCGGATCTTATGCTTCTATCCTCAacaatctcttcttcttcttcttcttcttcttcttctttgtttgaaGAAACCGATAGGCTGAAATTAATCAGCAGAGGCGTAATGGAAGCACTAGGGCCCCCGGGTCCTGGCCTGCTATCGATCAGCGGGGTCCCCGACGCCTCCACGCTACGTCAAGATCTTCTGCCTCTCGCACGCAGTCTCGCGCTTCTCAACCCCGACGAACGTAAACGCATTCTCAAG GAGCATAACTTGGGGAGTGATGTTCCTTTGAAGAACCCAGATAGAAGTGTCTCCTCTTTTGCCATGCAACTGAGATATGCACAATGGCTGGAATCTGTTCAAAGTGAACTGAGCCATGGAGTAGATTCCTTAGTAAATCCGGAACAAGATCATCTAGAAGTTCATATCACAAGAGAAAGTCAGGATATTGAATTTCGAAATCTTGGAAACACTTTCAGAAAGCTTGGATTTATCATGATGGATCTAGGGCTCCGCATTGCACAAATATGTGATAGGGCCATTGGTGAGCAAGAGCTCGAGCAGAGCTTATTGGATTCCTGTGTAGCAAAAGGGCGTCTTATACACTATCACTCAGCTCTAGACAACATTATTTTAAACGAAGCAAGGAGCAAGAAAACAGCAAAAAGACTGGCAAATGGTAgaagggatgaaaaaaattccATAAGGTATCAACATGGACTATCGGAAGGCCCTAACTTGGATACAAATG CAACAGAGCCAAATGATTTATTTTCAGTGTGCTGTGATGAAGAGTGTCCTTCTCCTAGTGGCCACACATACTTGCAAATTTTCTAtcccaacaaaaataatgtCTGCATGGTGAAGGTCTCTGCTGAAAGTTTTATCATTCAGGTTGGTGAATCGGCTGATATCATATCAAAAGGGAAGCTTCGCTCAGCCCTTCATTCCGTCTCTAGAGCTGcaaagtttgaaagtttgagCAGACAAGCCTTTGTTGTGTTCTTGCAGCCTGCATGGAATAAGACTTTCTCCATCTCAGATTATCCTGTGAGGGAAATATTAGAGGAGGAAACAAATCTTTCCATCAAGGAAAGAAACCAAATAAatcaagaaattcaaaaaatacttcCCCCCTTGTCATCGCGGTTAAAGGATGGGATGACATTTGCAGAATTCTCCCGTGAAACCACGAAGCAATACTATGGTGGCAGTGGTTTGCAATCTAATAGATAA
- the LOC109018599 gene encoding serine/threonine-protein kinase Nek2, producing the protein MEQYEILEQIGKGSFGSALLVRHKHEKKKYVLKKIRLARQTDRIRRSAHQEMELISKVRNPFIVEYKDSWVEKGCFVCIVIGYCEGGDMAEAIKRANGVHFPEEKLCKWLVQLLMALDYLHVNHILHRDVKCSNIFLTKDQDTRLGDFGLAKMLTSDDLASSVVGTPSYMCPELLADIPYGSKSDIWSLGCCIYEMTAHKPAFKAFDMQTLINKINKSIVAPLPTMYSGALRGLIKSMLRKNPELRPSAAELLTHPHLQPYILKIHLKLNSPRQNTFPVRWSDSNYVKRTRFVEPETISVHSVKEKRMSFSNDRTLNPSISETEQDSMCSSQTAQEFPSLNKKLADVSVGSVYEEYDIDTSTTTKFSSVAKTQRLTPRKVSATSKRQTTPTKIYHIVSKGDPLPMSQTPVRRSSQPTRRASLPLPTRTAALENPYRANVGLFHSMESPDVSVNAPRIDKIAEFPLASSEDPLFPIHQKSSTSAQCSSNSPKRGDRSITKDKCTVQVVDRTFARPSFTDASHGATGNGSDCSEHNPTTGVSSRSSSESQQRRFDTSSYQQRAEALEGLLEFSARLLQQERFEELGVLLKPFGPEKVSSRETAIWLTKSFKEAAV; encoded by the exons ATGGAGCAGTATGAAATTCTAGAGCAGATCGGAAAAGGTTCTTTTGGTTCAGCACTTCTTGTGAGGCATAAACATGAGAAAAAGAA GTATGTTCTTAAAAAGATTCGTCTTGCTCGCCAGACTGATAGAATTCGCAGATCTGCCCACCAGGAG ATGGAGCTTATATCTAAAGTACGGAATCCATTTATTGTGGAGTACAAAGATTCCTGGGTGGAAAAG GGTTGCTTTGTTTGCATTGTCATTGGATATTGTGAAGGAGGAGACAT GGCAGAAGCTATTAAAAGGGCCAATGGTGTTCACTTTCCTGAAGAG AAACTTTGTAAATGGCTAGTTCAACTCCTAATGGCACTCGATTACTTGCACGTCAATCACATTCTTCATCGGGATGTCAAG TGCTCAAATATATTTCTGACCAAAGATCAAGACACACGTCTAG GTGATTTTGGTCTTGCTAAGATGTTGACTTCTGATGATCTTGCTTCCTCG GTTGTGGGAACTCCAAGTTACATGTGTCCTGAGCTTCTTGCGGATATACCTTATGGTTCCAAATCAGACATATGGTCTTTGG GATGCTGTATATATGAAATGACTGCTCACAAGCCTGCATTTAAAGCCTTT GACATGCAAACtcttattaacaaaataaataagtctATTGTGGCCCCCCTACCGACCATGTACTCTGGTGCATT acGAGGACTCATCAAAAGCATGCTGCGGAAAAATCCAGAACTAAGACCAAGT GCTGCAGAGTTGCTCACTCATCCACATCTTCAACCTTACATCCTTAAGATTCATCTAAAACTGAATAGCCCTAGACAGAATACTTTCCCAGTCCGATGGTCTGATTCCAACTACGTAAAGAGAACAAGATTTGTGGAGCCAGAAACAATTTCAGTTCATTCAGTGAAAGAGAAGAGGATGTCATTCAGCAATGACAGGACTCTGAATCCTAGTATATCTGAAACTGAACAGGACTCCATGTGTTCTTCTCAAACAGCACAGGAATTCCCAAGCTTGAATAAAAAGTTAGCAGATGTATCGGTTGGCTCTGTCTACGAAGAATATGATATTGACACATCAACAACCACCAAGTTTTCAAGTGTTGCCAAGACCCAAAGATTGACACCAAGAAAGGTTTCTGCTACATCAAAAAGACAGACAACACCAACGAAGATATACCACATTGTTTCAAAAGGTGACCCG CTTCCGATGTCACAAACTCCAGTGAGAAGATCTTCTCAGCCAACACGAAGGGCCTCTCTTCCATTGCCAACAAGAACTGCAGCTTTGGAAAACCCTTATAGAGCCAATGTTGGTCTGTTTCACAGCATGGAGTCTCCAGATGTCTCTGTGAATGCCCCACGTATTGACAAGATTGCTGAATTCCCCTTAGCTTCTTCTGAAGATCCCCTCTTTCCAATCCATCAAAAGTCATCAACATCTGCACAATGCTCTTCTAACTCGCCAAAAAGAGGTGACCGCTCAATCACCAAGGACAAGTGTACAGTCCAAGTTGTGGATAGAACCTTTGCCAGGCCCAGTTTCACTGATGCCAGCCATGGAGCTACAGGAAATGGTAGCGATTGCTCTGAGCATAATCCAACAACTGGCGTTTCAAGTCGTTCATCTTCCGAGTCACAACAGCGTCGGTTTGACACCTCATCGTACCAGCAGCGTGCGGAGGCATTGGAAGGGTTGCTCGAGTTCAGCGCACGGCTCTTACAACAAGAAAGGTTCGAGGAGCTTGGTGTGTTGTTGAAGCCATTTGGGCCCGAGAAAGTTTCTTCCAGGGAAACTGCAATATGGTTGACTAAGAGCTTCAAGGAGGCAGCAGTTTAA